A genomic window from Salvia hispanica cultivar TCC Black 2014 chromosome 5, UniMelb_Shisp_WGS_1.0, whole genome shotgun sequence includes:
- the LOC125187099 gene encoding 60S ribosomal protein L44, translating into MVNVPKTKKTYCKSKECKKHTLHKVTQYKKGKDSLAAQGKRRYDRKQSGYGGQTKPVFHKKAKTTKKIVLRLQCQGCKHVSQHPIKRCKHFEIGGDKKGKGTSLF; encoded by the exons ATG GTGAACGTGCCAAAGACAAAAAAGACTTACTGCAAATCAAAGGAGTGCAAAAAGCACACCTTGCATAAGGTGACCCAGTATAAGAAGGGGAAGGATAGCTTAGCTGCTCAAGGAAAAAGGCGTTATGATCGCAAGCAGTCTGGTTATGGTGGCCAGACCAAGCCCGTCTTCCACAAGAAG GCCAAAACAACCAAGAAGATTGTGTTGAGGCTGCAATGCCAGGGCTGCAAGCATGTCTCCCAACACCCAATCAAG AGGTGCAAACATTTCGAAATTGGCGGGGACAAAAAGGGCAAAGGGACATCACTCTTCTAA
- the LOC125188408 gene encoding glycine-rich RNA-binding protein 1-like isoform X2, which translates to MSKVFESLLISMEKLLMLCLYAAKVIVDRETGRSRGFGFVTFASAEEASAAIQALDQQELHGRQVKVNYANDRPRGGFGGGGGYGGGGGYGGGGGYGGGGYGGGGGGYGGSGGGGYGGGGGGYGGSSGYGGSGGGSFGGGADTGGYPAAGESQSGGGVTRGFGGDSGSYGSGEADGGFGGGEASYRDDDAQNNFTDRRG; encoded by the exons ATGAGCAAAGTCTTCGAGAGTCTTTTGATAAGTATGGAGAAGTTATTGATG TTGTGTCTTTATGCAGCGAAGGTAATTGTTGACCGTGAAACTGGGAGATCCAGGGGATTTGGGTTTGTTACTTTTGCTTCTGCTGAGGAGGCATCAGCTGCCATTCAGGCTTTGGATCAGCAG GAACTTCATGGTCGTCAGGTGAAGGTTAACTATGCAAATGATAGGCCACGTGGAGGCttcggtggtggtggtggataTGGTGGAGGCGGTGGTTATGGTGGAGGCGGTGGTTATGGTGGTGGCGGATatggtggaggtggtggtggttaTGGTGGCAGTGGTGGTGGCGGATatggtggaggtggtggtggttaTGGTGGAAGTAGTGGTTATGGTGGCAGTGGTGGTGGTAGTTTTGGAGGTGGAGCTGATACTGGAGGCTATCCTGCAGCTGGAGAGAGCCAAAGTGGTGGTGGTGTTACCAGAGGCTTCGGTGGTGATTCAGGTAGCTATGGTTCAGGTGAAGCAGATGGTGGATTTGGAGGTGGTGAGGCAAGCTACAGAGACGACGACGCCCAGAACAACTTTACTGATAGACGGGGTTGA
- the LOC125187051 gene encoding COBRA-like protein 1, giving the protein MKPVLLSETKSASVFAAILVFCICFTSIDAYDALDPNGNITIKWDVIQWTADGYVAVVTIYNFQKYRHIELPGWKLGWTWAKKEVIWEARGAQATEQGDCSRFKGNIPHSCLKTPTIVDLLPGTPYNQQSANCCKGGVVSSWVQDPANSASSFQLSVGQAGTTNKTVKVPVNFTLLAPGPGYTCGPAKIVQPTRFLSPDKRRTTQARMTMNVTCTYSQFLAQKTPSCCVSLSSFYNQSIVSCPTCSCGCRSLAQPGSCVESRSPHIASALSRSDTSNQTLLQCTNHMCPIRVHWHVKLNYKQYWRVKITITNFNYARNYTHWNLVVQHPNFNNLTQIFSFNYEPLTPYGSINDTAMLWGVQFYNDMLMQNGPSGNAQSELLFMKDKTSFSFEQGWAFPRRVYFNGDNCVMPPPDAYPFLPNESASAALCTPRLIAALLVSLVSLFLHHWLV; this is encoded by the exons atgaaacCGGTGTTGCTCTCGGAAACCAAATCGGCCTCTGTTTTCGCGGCGATTTTGGTTTTCTGCATCTGCTTTACCTCCATTG ATGCTTATGATGCCCTTGATCCTAATGGGAACATAACTATCAAATGGGATGTTATACAGTGGACTGCAGATGGCTATGTT GCTGTTGTTACAATCTACAACTTCCAGAAATATCGACACATTGAGCTGCCGGGGTGGAAGTTGGGTTGGACATGGGCCAAAAAGGAAGTGATTTGGGAGGCGAGAGGAGCTCAAGCCACAGAGCAAGGCGATTGTTCAAGATTCAAAGGAAACATTCCGCATAGTTGTTTAAAGACCCCTACCATCGTTGATCTGTTGCCCGGTACACCTTATAACCAACAGTCTGCAAACTGTTGCAAAGGTGGAGTTGTAAGTTCTTGGGTCCAAGATCCAGCAAATTCCGCCAGCTCTTTCCAGTTAAGCGTTGGTCAAGCTGGCACGACCAACAAAACTGTAAAGGTACCAGTGAATTTCACCCTCCTAGCACCGGGGCCAGGGTATACATGTGGACCGGCTAAAATAGTGCAGCCAACCAGATTTTTGAGTCCAGATAAAAGGAGAACTACTCAAGCTCGAA TGACAATGAACGTGACTTGCACATATTCGCAATTTCTGGCTCAGAAGACTCCAAGCTGTTGTGTCTCACTATCCTCGTTTTACAATCAATCGATTGTGAGCTGTCCAACTTGTTCTTGTGGCTGCCGGAGTCTAGCTCAACCAGGCAGCTGTGTGGA ATCGCGTTCTCCACACATAGCTTCAGCTCTTTCGAGATCAGACACGAGTAATCAAACTCTCCTGCAGTGTACCAACCACATGTGCCCTATCCGAGTCCATTGGCATGTCAAACTCAATTACAAACAGTATTGGCGCGTGAAGATTACAATCACCAATTTCAACTATGCAAGGAACTATACGCACTGGAATCTCGTTGTTCAACATCCAAACTTCAACAATCTCACTCAGATATTCAGTTTCAACTACGAACCTTTAACACCATATGGCTCCATAA ATGACACTGCCATGTTATGGGGAGTTCAGTTCTACAATGATATGCTGATGCAAAACGGGCCTTCTGGGAATGCGCAGTCGGAGCTTTTGTTCATGAAGGACAAGACAAGCTTCAGCTTCGAACAAGGGTGGGCTTTCCCTCGGAGGGTATACTTTAATGGTGACAACTGTGTTATGCCACCGCCAGATGCCTACCCATTTCTACCTAATGAGAGTGCTTCTGCAGCTCTCTGCACGCCTCGTCTAATAGCAGCTCTGCTGGTATCTTTAGTGAGTTTGTTTTTACATCATTGGTTGGTTTGA
- the LOC125190725 gene encoding transcription factor TCP17-like, translating into MNSNSKEVRVKQEGAARPQWSSIHKNPRIVRVSRTFGGKDRHSKVCTVRGLRDRRIRLSIPTAVQLYELQEKLGLSQPSKVVDWLIDVTKSDIDKLPPLPTIPGIFPNPNQDSSSQPSLSQLLSSKIDDERGKEREKWIEQENHEEGFGGFVAQNLFPLPNAINHQSHFPNFNHNPYFHWDQPNLSLSPFGPNYISPLPNQGYDQSMNNNPSNSHLFFCPTAPFVPSYLAPSMENVQQNLGFSAALQLMSSPMRPFAFKPAHQDGAGRSEMKED; encoded by the coding sequence GAATTCCAATTCTAAAGAGGTGCGAGTGAAGCAAGAAGGTGCGGCGAGACCACAGTGGTCATCAATCCACAAAAACCCCCGAATAGTGCGCGTTTCGCGCACCTTTGGAGGCAAAGACCGCCACAGCAAAGTGTGCACGGTGAGGGGGCTAAGAGACCGCAGAATCCGCCTTTCCATCCCCACGGCAGTCCAGCTCTACGAGCTCCAAGAAAAGCTCGGCCTGAGCCAGCCCAGCAAGGTCGTCGACTGGCTCATCGACGTCACCAAATCCGACATCGATAAACTCCCCCCTCTCCCCACCATCCCAGGAATCTTCCCTAACCCTAATCAAGATTCATCGTCTCAACCATCCCTCTCCCAATTACTCTCCTCCAAGATCGATGATGAGAGAGGAAAGGAGAGGGAGAAATGGATTGAGCAAGAGAATCATGAGGAGGGTTTTGGGGGATTTGTGGCACAGAATCTTTTCCCATTACCAAATGCTATTAATCACCAATCCCATTTCCCTAATTTTAATCACAACCCTTATTTCCATTGGGATCAGCCCAATTTGTCCTTGTCTCCATTTGGACCTAATTACATTAGTCCATTGCCTAATCAAGGATATGATCAATCAATGAATAACAATCCTTCAAATTCTCATCTCTTCTTCTGCCCTACTGCACCTTTTGTTCCTTCCTACTTGGCTCCTTCAATGGAGAATGTGCAGCAGAATCTCGGGTTCTCGGCGGCTCTCCAACTCATGAGCTCCCCGATGAGGCCCTTCGCTTTCAAACCGGCCCACCAGGATGGTGCCGGGAGATCGGAGATGAAGGAGGACTGA
- the LOC125188408 gene encoding glycine-rich RNA-binding protein blt801-like isoform X1, protein MALFRKAATILGRTVSSRINHETSVSNLSIFQAIRCMSSSKVFVGGLSYNTDEQSLRESFDKYGEVIDAKVIVDRETGRSRGFGFVTFASAEEASAAIQALDQQELHGRQVKVNYANDRPRGGFGGGGGYGGGGGYGGGGGYGGGGYGGGGGGYGGSGGGGYGGGGGGYGGSSGYGGSGGGSFGGGADTGGYPAAGESQSGGGVTRGFGGDSGSYGSGEADGGFGGGEASYRDDDAQNNFTDRRG, encoded by the exons ATGGCTTTGTTCAGAAAAGCTGCAACTATTCTTGGGAGGACTGTTAGCAGCAGAATAAATCATGAAACTTCAGTGTCCAACCTCTCTATTTTTCAAGCGATAAGATGCATGTCTAGTTCAAAGGTTTTTGTTGGAG GACTTTCTTACAACACAGATGAGCAAAGTCTTCGAGAGTCTTTTGATAAGTATGGAGAAGTTATTGATG CGAAGGTAATTGTTGACCGTGAAACTGGGAGATCCAGGGGATTTGGGTTTGTTACTTTTGCTTCTGCTGAGGAGGCATCAGCTGCCATTCAGGCTTTGGATCAGCAG GAACTTCATGGTCGTCAGGTGAAGGTTAACTATGCAAATGATAGGCCACGTGGAGGCttcggtggtggtggtggataTGGTGGAGGCGGTGGTTATGGTGGAGGCGGTGGTTATGGTGGTGGCGGATatggtggaggtggtggtggttaTGGTGGCAGTGGTGGTGGCGGATatggtggaggtggtggtggttaTGGTGGAAGTAGTGGTTATGGTGGCAGTGGTGGTGGTAGTTTTGGAGGTGGAGCTGATACTGGAGGCTATCCTGCAGCTGGAGAGAGCCAAAGTGGTGGTGGTGTTACCAGAGGCTTCGGTGGTGATTCAGGTAGCTATGGTTCAGGTGAAGCAGATGGTGGATTTGGAGGTGGTGAGGCAAGCTACAGAGACGACGACGCCCAGAACAACTTTACTGATAGACGGGGTTGA
- the LOC125187050 gene encoding cytochrome P450 78A5-like has product MWLDYTFLFTPSTTLSLFFLLFAAVFGLWLTPGGLAWALYRAQSRPTSSIPGPSGLPLLGLALSFTHPLTHRALARLSNTFKSKPLMAFSVGLTRFVISSDRDTAKQILCSSAFADRPVKESARLLMFDRAMGFAPYGDYWRSLRRISAAHLFGPRRVARLGRVRGELAGWVAAEAAAEMEREGEVRVRRVLHLASLNNVMMSVFGKRYDFGENGEGLELEGLVREGYELLSVFNWSDHFAYVGLFDWQRIRKRSFRLVEKVNVFVGKIVEKHRVKRANQVGFGGDDDDDDFVDVLLDLEKETKLSDSDMIAVLWEMIFRGTDTVAILLEWILARMILHPEIQAKAQNEIDNAIGLNTTVADSDLPNLPYIQAIVKETLRLHPPGPLLSWARLAIHDTQVGPHFVPAGTTAMVNMWAITHDEGVWPEPERFRPERFLEDDVAIMGSDLRLAPFGSGRRVCPGKSMGLATVQLWLAHLLHKFKWTACPSGGVDLSECLKLSMEMKQPLVCKAIPRIS; this is encoded by the exons atgtgGCTAGACTACACTTTCCTCTTCACTCCATCAACAACACTctccctcttcttcctcctcttcgcCGCCGTCTTCGGCCTCTGGCTCACCCCAGGCGGCCTCGCATGGGCCCTATACCGGGCCCAATCCCGGCCCACCTCCTCCATTCCCGGCCCATCGGGCCTCCCCCTCCTCGGCCTCGCCCTCTCCTTCACCCACCCCCTCACCCACCGCGCCCTCGCCCGCCTCTCCAACACCTTCAAATCCAAACCCCTGATGGCCTTCTCCGTCGGCCTCACGCGCTTCGTCATCTCCAGCGACCGCGACACCGCCAAGCAGATCCTCTGCAGCTCGGCCTTCGCGGACCGGCCCGTCAAGGAGTCGGCCCGGCTGCTCATGTTCGACCGGGCCATGGGGTTCGCCCCCTACGGGGACTACTGGAGGAGCCTGCGGAGGATCTCCGCAGCGCACCTCTTTGGCCCGAGGCGGGTGGCCCGCCTCGGGCGCGTGAGGGGGGAGTTAGCAGGCTGGGTGGCGGctgaggcggcggcggagatggagagagagggggaggTGAGAGTGAGGAGGGTTTTGCACTTGGCTTCTTTGAATAATGTGATGATGAGTGTGTTTGGGAAAAGGTATGATTTTGGAGAGAATGGGGAAGGGTTGGAGTTGGAGGGTTTGGTTAGGGAAGGGTATGAGTTGCTTagtgtgtttaattggagtgATCATTTTGCATACGTGGGGCTTTTTGATTGGCAGAGGATCAGAAAGAGGAGTTTTCGGTTGGTCGAAAAGGTTAATGTTTTTGTCGGAAAAATTGTGGAGAAGCATAGGGTTAAAAGGGCTAATCAAGTGGGATTTGggggtgatgatgatgatgatgattttgttgatgttttgCTTGATTTGGAGAAGGAGACCAAACTATCTGATTCGGACATGATTGCAGTTCTTTgg GAAATGATCTTTAGAGGGACTGATACTGTGGCAATCCTATTAGAATGGATTCTTGCAAGAATGATTCTTCATCCTGAAATTCAAGCCAAGGCACAAAATGAGATAGACAATGCAATTGGGCTCAACACAACGGTGGCTGATTCCGACCTCCCAAACCTACCTTACATCCAAGCCATAGTGAAGGAGACCCTTAGGTTGCACCCCCCGGGCCCCCTCCTCTCATGGGCCCGCCTCGCCATCCACGACACCCAAGTGGGCCCCCACTTTGTGCCCGCAGGCACGACCGCCATGGTCAACATGTGGGCCATCACTCACGACGAGGGAGTATGGCCTGAGCCCGAAAGGTTCAGGCCTGAGAGGTTCCTGGAGGATGACGTTGCCATCATGGGATCCGATCTCAGGCTTGCACCATTCGGGTCCGGGAGGAGGGTGTGCCCCGGTAAGTCAATGGGCCTTGCCACGGTCCAACTCTGGCTAGCCCACTTGCTTCATAAGTTCAAGTGGACTGCTTGTCCTAGTGGTGGAGTGGATTTATCGGAATGTCTGAAATTGTCCATGGAAATGAAGCAACCACTAGTTTGCAAAGCTATTCCCAGGATATCTTGA